One region of Pagrus major chromosome 7, Pma_NU_1.0 genomic DNA includes:
- the LOC140999610 gene encoding C4b-binding protein alpha chain-like isoform X2 → MGVTDFLLLSCLGFAITAHAQDCSVPVGGPNMHLKDEYILKETFASGDQAAFACNTGYISDGGSSSITCTAGSWSTVRLTCKRKTCGSPGDVEHGHIDYPKGNLFGDHMEITCNDGYRLVGKSRIICGAQGWMDRLPRCEVVTCDLPPLVSDATFTPHKDSYDHGEAVRYSCTAGLTLSGPTLISCSNNGTFQPAPPTCVKVECEDLDILNADWISGSRPPHGHKAVVEYKCRKGFKMVGQSTLICEINSQWSPKPPRCEKVDPTKKPDLYCEGPHVKNGYLTTDAQPFYKPSDKVTYKCSPLNKMDGESTLTCQPDGQWSPPPPTCGVHPLEVVGVTIGTPTGVALILGVCWYCGLLPCCRKKQGHQKPKKAEDEVAVSEAVCLKQSPTGNGQESGGTEDKPPVMSPNNV, encoded by the exons ATGGGCGTCACTGACTTCCTACTACTGAGCTGTTTAGGATTTGCCATCACTGCTCATG cTCAAGACTGTTCCGTACCTGTTGGAGGACCCAACATGCATTTGAAGGACGAATACATCCTTAAAGAAACTTTTGCCAGTGGGGATCAAGCCGCCTTTGCCTGTAATACTGGTTACATTTCTGATGGAGGGTCCTCATCCATTACTTGTACTGCTGGCAGTTGGAGTACTGTGAGGCTAACATGCAAGA gGAAAACTTGTGGCAGTCCTGGAGATGTAGAACATGGACACATTGATTACCCTAAAGGGAATTTGTTTGGTGATCATATGGAGATCACTTGCAATGATGG TTACAGATTGGTTGGTAAAAGTCGAATCATTTGTGGAGCACAAGGGTGGATGGACAGGTTGCCGAGATGTGAAG tggTGACTTGTGATCTGCCACCTCTGGTTAGCGATGCCACCTTCACTCCACACAAAGACTCCTATGACCATGGAGAAGCTGTACGCTACAGCTGTACAGCAGGTTTGACACTCAGTGGACCAACGTTAATATCATGTTCAAATAATGGAACATTTCAGCCTGCTCCCCCAACATGTGTTA AGGTTGAATGTGAAGATCTTGACATCTTAAATGCTGATTGGATTAGTGGTTCTCGACCACCTCATGGACACAAGGCTGTGGTCGAGTACAAGTGCAGAAAAGGATTTAAAATGGTCGGGCAGTCTACCTTGATATGTGAGATAAACAGTCAGTGGTCACCTAAACCTCCAAGATGTGAAA AAGTTGACCCCACAAAGAAACCAG ACCTTTACTGTGAAGGCCCTCACGTTAAAAATGGCTACCTGACTACTGATGCTCAACCCTTTTACAAACCCAGTGATAAGGTCACATACAAGTGCTCACCGCTCAATAAAATGGATGGGGAGTCTACCCTGACATGTCAGCCAGATGGTCAGTGGTCACCTCCTCCCCCAACAT gCGGAGTACATCCTCTAGAAGTTGTGGGTGTAACTATAGGAACAC CCACAGGGGTTGCTCTCATTCTCGGTGTATGCTGGTACTGTGGACTCCTGCCATGCTGCCGGAAAAAACAGGG CCATCAGAAGCCGAAAAAAGCTGAGGATGAAGTAGCTGTCTCG GAAGCCGTGTGTCTGAAGCAGAGCCCAACTGGCAATGGCCAAGAATCGGGGGGCACCGAGGACAAGCCGCCAGTTATGAGCCCGaacaatgtgtga